The following proteins are encoded in a genomic region of Glycine max cultivar Williams 82 chromosome 18, Glycine_max_v4.0, whole genome shotgun sequence:
- the LOC102665869 gene encoding protein POOR HOMOLOGOUS SYNAPSIS 1 isoform X2: MAGNLAVIEHSNKNSARLREQWEICFARFIPYPTLPPSSDLLPLPPRLRNLSPRGNWISSSSVAFLRLSLSHLLLTVSFNAALLEEHYVTKLHFTWPQVSCVSGYPARGIRTVIVSYRDSLGEIQKFAMRFPTIYEAESFINVLKEILKGDKDPEPLNTDFGSEISSQSEFMSTNKLSHSRACEDLSFMTPVDNYIPQLPLYANNEVGRPLGSQEKGTTSGHNFEGMLPALPPSFSTLLMDCSQNNHAQSIVSEEIELKSQIVRYMEDSSFQDMLVKVEKVISELGGDMSL, from the exons ATGGCGGGCAATCTGGCAGTAATAGAACACTCCAACAAGAACTCGGCGAGGCTGAGAGAGCAGTGGGAGATCTGCTTCGCTCGCTTCATCCCCTATCCCACTCTCCCTCCCTCTTCTGATCTCCTTCCCCTCCCTCCTCGCCTCCGCAACCTCTCTCCCCGCGGCAACTGGATCTCCTCCTCCTCCGTCGCCTTCCTCCGCCTCTCCCTCTCCCACCTCCTCCTCACCGTCTCCTTCAACGCCGCTCTCCTC GAGGAGCACTATGTGACGAAGCTGCATTTCACGTGGCCTCAGGTGTCGTGCGTCTCTGGATACCCTGCCAGGGGCATCAGGACTGTGATCGTTAGCTACAGAGATTCCCTAGGCGAG ATTCAAAAGTTTGCTATGCGATTTCCAACAATCTATGAAGCAGAGTCATTTATCAATGTTTTGAAG GAGATTCTGAAAGGTGACAAAGACCCAGAACCTTTGAATACCGACTTTGGTTCTGAAATTTCGTCGCAGTCAGAGTTCATGTCAACAAACAAGCTCTCCCACAGCAG AGCTTGTGAGGATCTGAGCTTTATGACTCCAGTTGACAATTACATTCCACAATTGCCATTATATGCAAATAATGAGGTGGGGCGACCTTTAGGATCTCAAGAAAAGGGAACAACATCTGGTCACAACTTTGAAGGCATGCTCCCAGCCTTGCCACCCAGTTTTTCCACACTACTTATGGATTGCTCTCAGAACAACCATG CTCAATCAATTGTTTCGGAGGAAATTGAGCTCAAATCCCAAATTGTg AGGTACATGGAAGATTCATCCTTCCAAG ACATGTTGGTTAAGGTGGAGAAAGTTATCAGCGAATTGGGGGGTGATATGTCGCTCTAG
- the LOC102665869 gene encoding protein POOR HOMOLOGOUS SYNAPSIS 1 isoform X1 encodes MAGNLAVIEHSNKNSARLREQWEICFARFIPYPTLPPSSDLLPLPPRLRNLSPRGNWISSSSVAFLRLSLSHLLLTVSFNAALLEEHYVTKLHFTWPQVSCVSGYPARGIRTVIVSYRDSLGEIQKFAMRFPTIYEAESFINVLKEILKGDKDPEPLNTDFGSEISSQSEFMSTNKLSHSRACEDLSFMTPVDNYIPQLPLYANNEVGRPLGSQEKGTTSGHNFEGMLPALPPSFSTLLMDCSQNNHAQPTFSDKIELKSFVAAQSIVSEEIELKSQIVRYMEDSSFQDMLVKVEKVISELGGDMSL; translated from the exons ATGGCGGGCAATCTGGCAGTAATAGAACACTCCAACAAGAACTCGGCGAGGCTGAGAGAGCAGTGGGAGATCTGCTTCGCTCGCTTCATCCCCTATCCCACTCTCCCTCCCTCTTCTGATCTCCTTCCCCTCCCTCCTCGCCTCCGCAACCTCTCTCCCCGCGGCAACTGGATCTCCTCCTCCTCCGTCGCCTTCCTCCGCCTCTCCCTCTCCCACCTCCTCCTCACCGTCTCCTTCAACGCCGCTCTCCTC GAGGAGCACTATGTGACGAAGCTGCATTTCACGTGGCCTCAGGTGTCGTGCGTCTCTGGATACCCTGCCAGGGGCATCAGGACTGTGATCGTTAGCTACAGAGATTCCCTAGGCGAG ATTCAAAAGTTTGCTATGCGATTTCCAACAATCTATGAAGCAGAGTCATTTATCAATGTTTTGAAG GAGATTCTGAAAGGTGACAAAGACCCAGAACCTTTGAATACCGACTTTGGTTCTGAAATTTCGTCGCAGTCAGAGTTCATGTCAACAAACAAGCTCTCCCACAGCAG AGCTTGTGAGGATCTGAGCTTTATGACTCCAGTTGACAATTACATTCCACAATTGCCATTATATGCAAATAATGAGGTGGGGCGACCTTTAGGATCTCAAGAAAAGGGAACAACATCTGGTCACAACTTTGAAGGCATGCTCCCAGCCTTGCCACCCAGTTTTTCCACACTACTTATGGATTGCTCTCAGAACAACCATG CTCAACCAACCTTTTCTGATAAAATTGAGCTCAAATCATTTGTTGCAGCTCAATCAATTGTTTCGGAGGAAATTGAGCTCAAATCCCAAATTGTg AGGTACATGGAAGATTCATCCTTCCAAG ACATGTTGGTTAAGGTGGAGAAAGTTATCAGCGAATTGGGGGGTGATATGTCGCTCTAG